Genomic DNA from Pleurodeles waltl isolate 20211129_DDA chromosome 1_2, aPleWal1.hap1.20221129, whole genome shotgun sequence:
cttttattcctcctcgtttttttgctttttctatgcgtgctgcactctgcagcgcacatagaaaaagcaaaatgccagacatgattgatTATgcgctggaaggtgtcccttcctgcacataaacaataatttcaaaatgatgctttggcacttctgtgtgggcTGCATTCTGTGCCAAATctccaaatcaccattagtgattgtttatgtgcaggaaaggacaccttcccacacataaactatcaaacccctcaacgcagacggccttgcacgatgatgcaaggatgcctgcgttggcgctaggcagcccaatTTAATGCccgtgcaggggacaacacaggggtgcgccgtattcaattaaatacggcttatacctgcgttgtgaaaatgacgtagcgtggcgctgccaattatGGCGCAGcgttgtgctctgtcattttcttttaaatatgggcctaaaagtttcCTGAGCAGCCACTGTGATTCAAGAAGCTGCTCTGTAAACGTTTTGTGTTACGAAAAAAAATGACCATGAGAGATATCCTccacttttttaaatgtttctttgcaGGACCGCCAGACTTTTCTAGGTGTCCCTGAAAAGAAAAATAGGCATCAAACAATTTACTCGAAATAAAGCAAATATAGACTGAGGCCCCATGTCTAAAGTTTCCTTCAGTGGAAACACAACGTTCTTCCTGAATCTAAATACACTGGACGGTTACTTAGTTTGGTGAACATTGTActccgtcatatttgtgacacaGTTTCCTATCTGTCAAATTATAAATGAAGcactttggggcacatttataagcccctagcaccaccttgtaccacattagcatcatttttcttactCTAATGTGGGCCAGCAAGGCTAAAATCctcgtgccacatttacaaagtgaagcaatgcatgcattgtgccactttttaatcctttgtgctacattatgcctgcaccaggcataatgtatgtaatgggagtgttcccctgttagggaggctgaaaaaaacGGTGTAAGGTATGttcccctttgtactctgcaggagtagcgccaatatgttcatgcaaaatgatgctattgccccctaccctgtgccacggtGGCAGTAGGAGGTggtggtaaagggtgcaagaaaattggTAAATACCCCCCAATATCTTCTAATGTCTAATGCACGTCTGAGAGATGACTATGCAAAAATTACCGATAAATACAATAAATTAATAATTGACAAATGGTATGGCCATTTTCCTCTATACAACTTTCTTATTATCCATGATAATAATGGTTGGTAATGACTCAACTGTTAAAACAATTGTCACCACTTTTTACTGACAATAATATGTTAACAATTCCATATAAACAAACATGTACTGGTAGATTCAAGGATTGTGAAACTGTATTCAAAATACACAGGATCTCcatattttgaaattattgtaGCCATCACAAAAACTAGCATGAATGTGGGATACCGTCATCTAATTATATGTGAAATTAAACATTTTCATATTAATATATTGTAATACAAAGGTAGTAAAGGCAGTATAATATAATCTTCATCTGTTTTGTTTTCCTCTTCATATATTCAGATATTGACCATCATTACAAGAGCAAGGCTAAATCCCTATCCCTTTACAAACAGTTTTTGCACAGGtttcagagttatgaattttgtgATAATTGTCCCACCACCCAGTTTAACACTGATAGATTCCGGTAAGTCAAATTTGCAAACCTGATCAGCAGAAATGGTCTGAAAAAAAGCCCAAAAACTCCCTAATACTGAGTGTTAAATGTAGATTTCTCATGTTATGCCTCATTGGAAGTTAAAAAACCGCAATGAAAGTTTTTTTCACCATGTTTTGAATTCCGCACCCGTGGTAATTGTATTTCCCACATGTGGCAAATAATTTACCCTCTTCTGCTTAACTTATGATGAGGTCCTTTGAGTCTTATCAACTTCTCGTCATTTTAGACAGTGGATTTTCTAATTTATAATCAAGTGTGAACACATAGATAAAATATTGTTTCAGCTTCGTGAAATACTTTTATGTACATTATTATATTTAGCAAAGATACCACTACCCAAATTTATAATACCTTTCTTCTTTCGTTGCAGACAGTCAGCTTGGAATTCCGAAAGACTCCTACCTCCAGTCCTGATGGGGGACACAGGATCGAGACGCTCGACACTTGTTTCAAGGCTGCCAATATTCAGGAGGAGTATTAGTCGAAAGCAGGATCAACTTCCATCTTCCCCCTTGACTGGTAGTGCCAGTGGGATCCACAGTTCATCTCCTTCTAGCACCAACTCCAGTTCAGACAGTACAGGAAAGCGCAGGAGCATATTCCGCACCCCATCCATTGGTTTCCACAGTAGAaaggaaagtgaaaaaaaagaagatACAGCTGCACCAAACAGTATTTCCAATGGGGTCCATTCGACTGATATCCTTGGGCAAAACCAGAATGCTGATCAGAACGTTAAAACCAAAAGCAAGCATTCCATTGGCTTCTCTAGCTCATGCAGCAAGAAGATCACCAGGTCCGCGACAGAGGACTTTGAAAAACGGAAGGAACACTCTTCCAATAGGAATGTATTTACCAATTGTATAAGCTCTGGAAATGATGGTGATGACTCCGGCTATGCAGAAGAGCAGAGTCAGCGCTCCGTGAAACGCTCCTCTCGAAAGCTGCTGCCCAGATCATTCTGTTCCCACCATAGGTTTTCCAAGACCATAACCCAAAGCCAGTCGGTTCCATCCGCAGAGCCATCCAAATGTTTTGCAGATAGACCAGAACATGCGGAAAGCGAGCCCGCTGCAGTAAAATGCTCGCTGCCTTGTTCTGCCGAGACAACAGAGTGTGCCACAAGTTCACTGCCATCCCCTCTTCCATCCACTGACCACACTACTGCTCAGACCCCATCTGAAAGTTTGCTCTTCATTGATGATTCCATTTCAGAAACTGATGTCCTGCCAAACAGTGGAAACAACACTATGCACACTGAAGACTTTGGGCACAATGTTTCTACTTCTCAAATCTTTCTCAACCCTGCTGCTGCTCACTTTAAGAAAACAATAGAACAATCAAAAAACACATCCCCACGCCATAGTTCACCTGAAAATCAGATCTGTGAGGACTTGTCACCAAGAAGAGAATATACCAAACCCCTCGCTTCATTCCAAGGAAAAGTGTTATTACCGATCTCTGAGCTCCCTGCCACTGATGGCAGCAGTTTAGGGGATATCACTTTCTCCGAGACCCCAACAGAGGACAATGTCAGCAATTTAGGTGATGGTCTCTTGGGCTATGATTCTGGAGAATCATTTGGTTTAGAAAACAGTGAGTGCTTTGAGACACCAGAAAACTCGCCAAAGAAACAGGCATTCTCAAACGAACATACATTGTCAACAGTAGCAGAACAGGCAATGAAACAAGATGGCATTATAGAATCTAGAATTAACTCCTTATCTGAAGCTCAGCAACCTATTGCACATCCAGCCCAACATTGTAgaggtatgtttttctttttcctttcacaCAACAGAAAAATGTACCATGTTCTATTATTACAGTCATAAATATTGCTGAAAGAACTGCTAATGCTATTGGTTGAGGCGTTAACAGCTGTATGGCATTGCTACAGATGCCTGGCAAAACATTGTATATTGCAGCTCTTATTATTAGTGCAGCTGTATTTCTGGTGACAAAGTAACAGGGATTCTGGACACCACCTGAATTATGAGTCATGCGGTGACTCTTGGTTTAATTCTGAATTCTTTGACTTAtgaaagcaggcagaggcacatatttACGAGCTCCTTGTGTAGCCGTTGCATCACTTTATGTGTCGCACTGGCGCACAAACCTTTAAAtcatatcaatgaggccatgcaaagccactttgcgtggatttgaatggcctcatagatatggagtaaggtaagggaGCGAAAATCACTTTGTTGCCTTACTCTATGCACAGGAAGCATCCCATGGGCTTTGTGGAgagtgtttccacgcaacacccatgaattttgacacatccccagacttACAAGACCTTATAACCCTCGGGATGCACAAAGACTTTACTTCTCCCCAgagattctgcattctgcagcacacataaaaagaggaaaaagcctcccaggattgttgtgtgcaggaaggtgacccctcctgcacaagaacaatcctgcctacaatctagacacccttgcaccacagtgcaagggtgcctgtgttggcgctaggctgccaaaacggcaccagcgcagtgaaaaaggacaggaatgcaccatagatatggtgcattcctgccctttccctttgacgcactCACCTTTCTTTGCTGCCCTGCTCCCAAAGCCCATTAATATTGGCCTAATGTCAAAATCAAGACAAAAAGTCTTGTTAAAGTTCCTAGGAAAAATAAAGAATTACTCGGGGAATCAGATGCAGGATTCCTGATGCCTCATTTCTGAGGACACCGTTAATGAAGGGtgcatagctatcaatagtgcagcaggtgtagtggtgcCGGGACCCAGAGTTGTATGGGGGAGAGGTCTGTTGAACTCCAAATAAAGATGATTTTTCCTACTTAACAAGAGCATGTGAGTGTATTTTTCTTGCTTGCATTAAAGCCAGTGGCTCATTTAGTGCACCTCTGcctccttgaacacaacaaaatacCTGGTAATCCCCGGTCACTCAAGAGTTACTTATGCTCCTAGCATCAGTAAGGCCAAGAGAGATTTCAGGCCTAACACAGGGCCAAACACAATGAGACTCAGAATGCTGATTAAGTCATAGAAGAATGTTGAAATTATGGAAGTGCATGTGCTGGTGGAAGataaaagaaaagagataaaagatgcAGTGGTGTTGTTGAGGACTTTACGGGAGAATGACTTAGATCCTTgcggagggattactccatcacacacatgacagatatccggtccactgtattatgatctccataagcTATTatgagattgtaatatggcggatagaATACCcgtcatgtttgtaacagagtGAGCccctcagccaagatctaaatcaggccctaagttttgtgGTTGTAATTGGCTACTATTCTTCATGGTTGCTAAAGTTCTGCAAGTGTCTGAGACTCATTTAGAGAAAAGTAATAAGAGAATTTGATGAGAATTAAGACAATTGGGTAGGCTTGGACAAGAGCAAGGAGGGGGAGTAAATGCATGTAGCATAAAGGTCTTATAAAGAAAGAATTATTTAACCTGGAGGTAAAGGGCAGGTATAGAAGTGACCATACATGTAGAACTGATATGAATCAGAGTGTAAGGTTTATGCAATTGTTTGGTAGAACAAGTAAGGATTCTAGCCCAGGTTTACTAACGCTTTCCACCTTGCTTGCATTACCTTCATAACACAAGCCCAGTTCAATGCATTGTAGTGATATTTACTTTTCAATGCAAATCTGAATTTACGTTCCATTGTTGGCCAAAGTAACGTAAAGAAGCACTATGTGCTACTTTGCACTACTTTCTGTCATGGGGCGTTCCATTGGTGGTACGTGGGTGGTACATGAGCAGCAACAGGTTCTCATCTCTACTTCCTGTGCCAGCCTGCCTACCATAACAATAGGACAGCCCTCCCTCTTAGAGTCATGCATCCTTCGAAGGCGGCTTCATTTTTGAAGGCTGCCACTTGGGGCTAACACCAAAGTGGCTACCCGCAGGAGGGAGGTGGTACCTATCTGGCCTGCAGTTCCTGATTGACCACCTTCCTGAGAGTCGTTAGCAtgtctctccaggagggcagaaggctattTTGTAGGGCAGGCTCCATATGTGCCCAGGTAGGCACTGGAGTTTTAAAGACAACAAAGTGGCAACAGCACAGTgcaacaaaatacattaatattgACTTGAGAtacaagtcaggcttaatgtaataaattgtttgataccttggatcaCACCGTTCAGGAGTTAACACAACTGAGGGGGCCAGCATGTAAACCTGTACTTGCCAATGggttgactaagggcctgatttagagtttggtgaatggtttttctctgtcacaaatgtaatggatatcccatccaccacgttacaattccattatatcttacataaattgtaatacggtggacgggatatctgccacatttgtgatggagtaacccatccgccaaactctaaatcaggcccttagtctttccacAATAAAAGCTATAGATTTGTGGGGTTTACTGTCTggacatgtaaagtacatgtcttgcctgtGTCATATGTTGCACCCCTTCCCTAGGACTtggtaggcctgccagaggggtgacttgcgtacATGTAAaggggaagtggtggctttgccatCACTTTTAGTGGCAAAGACAAGCAAGCAATGTGGAACTGCTCTCCTGGTGGCTGACAGGGGGCTCATTTTACCTGCGGGACCTCCAGGGTGGTACAGCCAGTGCCAGCAAGGCCAAGGGTACCCCTCTATGTTACATGGATACCAGGATACCATTTACCAGGGGCTACaggtaagttagccatttccaaCTGTGTACAACCAATTCGACAAACACTATTAGGGTCAGGGCACGggcactgagatctggttagcagggCTCAGTGCCATCTCAGAGTCAAAAAAGCagcagcatctttaaaaaaaaattgggggtgaccatacaaaaagaagcACTTCCTTATATGGTGCACTTTCAGGGTATAAGATACAGTCAGTAAAAATGCAGATAACCCTTGCAGGTGGAATGCGATCTCTATCTAGATCCTTGAATTGCACAGTGTGCTCAGTATTTTGAAGAAACACTCATATTTAAATTTTTGTCTTGAATTTAAATACACCACACTTCTTACAAAGTGAATACAACAGGAACATCTCGCACTCCTGCTGGTCTGGTTTATTCATTAGATTAAGATGGTAATtctgtcaaaaagtttaaatatgtgtATTTCACAAACTATTTATATACCTGCTAACTTCTTCAAgaaatgttctaaattattttagcGATTCACATGTGAGGAAACCTTTTCAAGAGTTGTGGGGCTATCAAGTAACTGGCCTCAAACTCTGTGAGTTAGATCCATTCATCACTAGTGTCAAGGAATTATTCCTACTATTttacaaaacactaaggcccagatttaagagggcctagcacctccttgtcccacattagtgtcattattttttacgctaatgtgtcccaacgaggccaaaatcgccacaccagatttacaaaatggcacaatgcatacatcgcaccactttgtaaccccttgcgccacactatgcctgtgccacgcataatgtatgcaagtggagtGTTCCCCCATTGAGGGGGAggtaaaatggtgcaaagaaatctaaagatttctttgcgccattgtttgcagcatttttaacgcctgctcagagcaggtatttaaAGAGGTCAcaccattggatacaatgggcccctatgtactgttcagggttagcaccaaatttTCACAGTAACCctggacagtacatcaatagcgtcaataatgtagatgctattgccccctaccatgcgtcATAGTGTATGGCGCACGCATGGGGGCAGTTGGGGGGGCACAAAGGGGTGTTAAggattttcttaaatctgcccctgaatgccTGGTACTCACCTTTAGCTATTGGCCTCTGGTTAACAGGAATAAATAGCCCAAGGTCTACTCAGGGAGGAAGTGTGGGGGAAGAGACTCAGAACACAACAGTCATCAAAAAAcaatcaataaatcattgtccagacaatatttttgtttgtaaaaagaaaaaggacttTAGTCCTGACACACATTATGGAAAATACTGTATGTAATTAACAATGGACACTCATCAGCGGCACGAATGGGAAATTGTATCCATGATAATCTTGGGGACATTCTTAAGTGGTAAAGTTTATTGGCCTTTGCCCTGTGAGAGGGATCTCATTGTGAATATTGGGGTAGCTCTTATACTTGAGTTGACTCTCAGGATAGCATTTCAGTTCCTCAAATGGATGTACTCTTTTCTCTTCCTGGGGGGCAGTGTTGTAGTACTTTCTGTCCGTGGTGAAAAGTTTATGAAGTTCCATCATGGTAGAAAGAACCTGCCGGTGCCTCCAATCTTGCTTGTTGATGTGCACCCTGTGTGCCACATCAAGTGGGGACTTAACAGTCTTGGCAACAGCCAACTGGGTTGCTCTTTATGAAAAGGGGAACCAGCACCTCAGGTAAGTAGCAGAAGCATCTGCACCTTTCCGGAAATTGTAGCCTCAGGGTTTGGGTGTTCATGTCCTGGAGATTTCACTACTTGTATTTTCCTCTCATCCACAAACCCCCCAGCCAAATGGAGGTTTGTCAGGTGTCAGTGGTGAATGTTCCATGCATGTGCAGTCTCTTCCATTGGTGTCAACATCTTGGAACTGGTAGGTTCTTTGAAACCTGACTGAAATTGTGGCCAAACTTTTTGTAGTACTTCAGATGCTTCTTCAATCTAGCTCATGGAGTAGAACAAGCTCCCTGTCAAATTCTACAACACACACCATCAGCCTCAGGTGTTGCTGAAATTGCACTAACTAAACGGGAGAAGGAGGGTTTAAAGGAGCTGGCTGAATCCTCCTTAAGGCTTCAGTAAATCTACATAAAGACCCAGCCCTGAAAAGAAACTTCCACAGggagaaaaacattattttttttatgaaaaccctcacccaccagggttaccccttggtggcatgcttcatcattgggtttcttcccgttctgctgcagaatgaAAGAAAGGCACAACAGATGAACATCCTAGCAGTCAGTCAGCTCTTTGCCTTGATGCAAGCTCCAGTCAGTTCTTTCTTCAGACGAGTCACTATTCCCTCATGTTGCTGGCCCAAAACCTTTCAAGTTGAATTGTAGGAAATGACCACTACCATAGAGCTCTGAGGAATGTCAGGGTGGCAACTGGTGTGGGACACCAGGCTTCTTTCTGGTCAGTACATCTTTTCCCTGGAAGTTTCTGTCCTATACATATACCCATGTCACAAGCAGCCCTTGTGTATTCCAGCTCTGACTTGTTCGCAACAGTTCTGCCCTTTTACTATTTCATAGATTGATGCAAACACATATGAGCAGGCAAAGTTGGAGGAGCCAGGAGTCTCTACTCAGGAGCTATCCACAAAACAGGAAGAGATCAAAGAATGCTACCCCAATTAGCTTCCTATTAACCTGTGGGAGGTAGTCCTTCTAGAGATCAGTGGGTCAGAAAAGGTCATGGAGAAACTCCTTTGCTTCAGAGGGTACCTCATTTCCATAAGACCCCTTTGCCTGACCTACAACTAAGTATCCCTGGCAGAGCCCACCAATTTATATCTCCTGCCTGGGCTCTGACTAACCCTGCATATTAAATATCACTAAACAGTAGCAGTCATACACGGTCTACATATATTTTCAACACATGTAAGTGATGCATGCTCACAtgcgcaaacaaacacaaatgatggacggaatcgGAAACCAATctaacattcaccaccagtcacagatctgggtttaatccatcaattcttttgatcaccaccccatcccaatttggacccagccaatgcaaatcagtcttgatcctgttccccattggaacagtccagcctaagctgccaggccaggtcctccccagaactgaaacaatcatcctgggaccggtttcagagtaacatccttcctcagccaggctagcttgaatctagtggcacagcgaGCCAGGACCAAAGTCTAGGCATATCTGGCACATTTAGGGTGAcacaagtaaacaaacacaaataacgGAAGGAATGCAGAATCAATGAAACATTTACCCAGTGTtatagatctgggcttaatccatcaggtattttgctcatcatgctcatcatgccacaccagtttgaacccacccatatacaaatcagtttttgtcctgttccccatgggaacagtccaacctaaaCTGCCAGACCAGATCGTTCCCAGTCTGGAAACCAGCATCCTGTAACCAGTTTCAGAGtaccacctttcatcagccaggctagcttgaatccagtggcatagtgattcCAGAACCCACGTCTCGGAATGCCTGGCACACTTAGGGtgataaaagcaaacaaacaaaaataatggaTGAAatgaggaacaaatcaaacattcacccccagtcacagatcttggtttaatccgtCAATTATTTTGCtgaccataccaccccagtttttacccagccatatgcaatcagtcctgaccatgttcctcatagaaacagtccagtctgaactgccaggtcaggtcctccccagaccaaaaacaagcattctgggaccggtatcaggttatcacccttcatcacccaagCTAACTTGAATCTAGTTGCatactgagcccaggacccacatcttggcatagcCGATGCACTTAgaagcacaaaaacaaacaaacacaaatgatggatggaatgtggaaccaatcaaacattcactcccaatcAGTCTTAACCCAGTTCACCATAAGAACatcccagcccgaactgccatgctagGCCCTCACCTACACCAGAATAAAGGACCCTGGgattggtttcagagtatcacccatcttcagccaggctagcttgaatcaagtggcatacTGAGCGGGGACCATTGTCTGGGtatacctggcacacttagggtgacaaaaacaaacaaacacaaatgatggacagaatggtgatccaatcaatcattcaccccgagtcacagatcttggtttaatcaatcaattcttttgttcaccactccgccccagtttgaacacagccatatgcaaatcagtattgaccctgttccccatgggaacagccaatTCCTAACTGTGagaccaggttttccctggaccagaAGCCAGAATCCTAGGACTGTTTTTAGAATATCACCCTTCGTGAGCCAAGCTATCTTGAACCCAGTGGTATAGTGAGCCcaggaaccacatctgggcatacccggtgcacttagagagacaaaagaaaacaaacaaaaatgatggatggaatgtgcaaCCAGTCAAAAGTTCATgctagtcacagatctgagttgaatccatcatttctttttatcgccatgccaccctagtttggaccgaGCCGTttacaaataagtcttgaccctgttcccagtgggaacagtccagcccgacctgccaggccaggttctccccagatgggaaccaagcatcctgggaccagtttcagagtatcacctttcatcagccaggctagcttgaatcaagtggcttAGTGAGGccgggacccccgtctgggcatacccggttcCTTTAgagcaacaaaagaaaacaaacacagatGATTaaaggaatgtggaaccaatcaaacttctgcccccagtcacagatctaggcttaatccatcaattattttgctcactacaACACCCCTGTTTGGATAcacccatatgtaaatcagtcttgactctggatccatggaaacagtccagtctgaactgccaggcaagatcCTCTCttaaccaaaaacaagcatccttggattgGTTTCAtatctcacccttcatcagccagactagccagAATACAGTAGCATAGTgtgcccgggacccatgtctgggcatacccggcgcacttagggtaacaaaagcaaacaaacacaaatgatggacagaatgcagaaccagtcaaacatttacccctagtcacagattcaggtttaatccatcaattcttttgcccaCAGCGCCACCCCAGTTTAGCGACAACCAAATGCAGATCAACCTTGACCCTGTtagtcatgggaacagtccagcctgaactgccaggccaagtcttctctggaccagaaaccagcatcctgtgaccagtgtcagaatatcacccttcatcagccaggatctcactcttcatcagccaggatagtttGAAGCCAGTGgttagtgagcctgggacccacatctgggcatacccggtgcactttgAGTGACAAAAGTGAACAAAAACAAATGATAGAGAGaaagcggaaccaatcaaacattcccaCCCAcctacagatctgggtttaatccatcaattcttttgatcACTATGCtgtcccagtttgggcccagccatatgcaaatcagtcttgaccgtgtttgctatgggaacagtccagcccacactgccaggcCATGTTTTTCCTGGACGAGATAGCagtattctgggaccagtttcaggatatcaccatttatcagctagactagcttgaatcaaGAGGCATAGTGAGtctgggacccaagtctgggcaaacCCAGCAACCttcgggtgacaaaagcaaacaaacacagatgatggaaggaatgcagaaccaatcaaacatttaccacccagtcacagatctgagtttacttcctcaaaccttttgctcaccacaccatccaGTGTAAAttcagccatacacaaatcagtctagaccctgttcctcatggaaacagtccagcccaaactaccagacaAGATCCTCCCTAGACCCTAAACAAACATTGTGGGACTAGTGGCATACCCAGcaaacttagggcgacaaaagcaaacagacacaTATGTTGGACAAAATACAGAACCCATCAAACATTTACTTCAAGTCAGATCCCTGGGTTTAAATCATCAATTATTTTTCTCACCacacaaccccagtttggaccgacccatatgcaaatcagtcttcaccctgttttcatgggaacagtcctgcccaatctaccaggcca
This window encodes:
- the CCSER1 gene encoding serine-rich coiled-coil domain-containing protein 1, producing the protein MGDTGSRRSTLVSRLPIFRRSISRKQDQLPSSPLTGSASGIHSSSPSSTNSSSDSTGKRRSIFRTPSIGFHSRKESEKKEDTAAPNSISNGVHSTDILGQNQNADQNVKTKSKHSIGFSSSCSKKITRSATEDFEKRKEHSSNRNVFTNCISSGNDGDDSGYAEEQSQRSVKRSSRKLLPRSFCSHHRFSKTITQSQSVPSAEPSKCFADRPEHAESEPAAVKCSLPCSAETTECATSSLPSPLPSTDHTTAQTPSESLLFIDDSISETDVLPNSGNNTMHTEDFGHNVSTSQIFLNPAAAHFKKTIEQSKNTSPRHSSPENQICEDLSPRREYTKPLASFQGKVLLPISELPATDGSSLGDITFSETPTEDNVSNLGDGLLGYDSGESFGLENSECFETPENSPKKQAFSNEHTLSTVAEQAMKQDGIIESRINSLSEAQQPIAHPAQHCRVNYASSLSPFREGRYVERRLRSSSEGTAGSSRTALKSKEGHSDERSSLRRQRTSSTSSNMNSMDVLNNLGSCELDEDDLMLDLELLEDKHHHRSVCREDSFQSIVSCSSIVFSSVETSAESKKNEEEPRLPGVSKKNFSLNLSKDIEQGDSRCARVSQVSTSSPSVDWPFPSLEESVGLESLPFRLMMQDCTSVKTLLLKMKRILQESTDMSPGSSNASLPISPIAETPYPFKDIMKDERSMLKLQLKERDELICQLREELEKAQHAQKPFIYRLDKSTQTEFVGHDALWSSPSTEGSIYKAIRPVHCFQHYQINTNIWTQDAFH